From Coregonus clupeaformis isolate EN_2021a unplaced genomic scaffold, ASM2061545v1 scaf0456, whole genome shotgun sequence, the proteins below share one genomic window:
- the LOC123484773 gene encoding zinc finger protein 569-like, with product MDPGNMPLGLETQTDLSRGDWNQYSSSVYSEGCLDKKGEVIVVDEVIVKVEGDVPPTWNADSHHGDGHSQGRDFLDYRESLETNPNVATHSPLHTFRDRDPGSTLMGPSESHLFDQVLNSNNMARAQAQGGGATSGNGKEKRFLCMFCNKGFSCLQKVEIHQRVHTGEKPFSCNQCEKRFSRQDHLKRHQRSMKTC from the exons ATGGACCCAGGCAACATGCCCTTGGGTTtagagacacagactgatctgtctagaggggactggaaccagtacagtagtagtgtatactctgaagggtgcctagataagaaaggggaggttatagtggtagatgAAGTGATTGTGAAAGTGGAGGGGGatgttcctcccacatggaatgCAGATAGTCACCATGGAGATGGACACTCACAGGGCAGAGATTTCTTAGATTACAGGGAAAGCTTAGAGACAAATCCAAATGTCGCCACCCACTCCCCTTTACACACTTTCAGGGATCGCGACCCAGGTTCCACGTTGATGGGGCCTTCCGAATCACACCTTTTCGatcaggtattgaactcaaaCAACATGGCTAGAGCCCAGGCTCAGGGAGGGGGAGCCACATCAGGCAATGGTAAAGAGAAacggttcctctgcatgttctgtaacaaaggcttcagctgcctccagaaggtggagatccaccagagggtccacacaggggagaaacctttCAGCTGTaaccagtgtgagaagaggttctcccgcCAAGACCACCTGAaaaggcaccagagg TCCATGAAGACCTGCTAA
- the LOC123484772 gene encoding zinc finger protein 23-like has translation MLKTGNDPSCSYTIEMIPGDKPVGLDTQTDLSRGDWNQYSSSVYSEGCIDKKGEVIVVDELTVKLEGDAPLTWNADETHLGEGHSQGNTSDFLDYRESLKTNLTVATHSPSHTLRDRNPLSTPMAPSDSQYLFDQVLNSKDQRAKAQGGGATSGNTKEKRFLCMFCNKGFSSSQKVEIHQRVHTGVKPFSCTQCHMRFTQAGDLKRHQRVHTGVKPFSCTQCHMSFAQAGNLKRHQRVHTGEKSYSNPPV, from the coding sequence ATGTTAAAGACTGGCAATGATCCGTCCTGTTCATACACTATAGAGATGATACCTGGTGACAAGCCTGTCGGATTAGATACACAGACTGATCTgtctagaggggactggaaccagtacagtagtagtgtatactctgaagggtgcatagataagaaaggggaggttatagtggtagatgAGTTGACTGTGAAACTGGAGGGTGACGCTCCTCTGACATGGAATGCAGACGAGACTCACTTAGGAGAAGGACACTCTCAGGGCAACACCAGTGACTTCTTAGACTACAGGGAAAGCTTAAAGACCAATCTAACTGTCGCAACCCACTCCCCTTCACACACGCTCAGGGATCGCAACCCACTGTCCACGCCGATGGCACCTTCGGATTCACAATACCTTTTCGatcaggtattgaactcaaaGGATCAAAGGGCCAAGGCACAGGGAGGGGGAGCCACATCAGGAAATACTAAAGAGAAacggttcctctgcatgttctgtaacaaaggcttcagcagctcccagaaggtggagatccaccagagggtccacacaggggtgaaacccttcagctgtacccagtgtcataTGCGCTTCACCCAGGCTggtgacctgaagaggcaccagagggtccacacaggagtgaaacccttcagctgtacccagtgtcacatgaGCTTTGCCCAGGCTGgcaacctgaagaggcaccagagggtccacacaggggagaaatccTACAGCAACCCCCCAGTGTGA